From the genome of Acidobacteriota bacterium, one region includes:
- the pepT gene encoding peptidase T — protein MPRTSRPVLERFLRYVTYDTQSREGASTYPSTPGQLVLLRDLAAELHAMGIADAAIDEHGYVMATIPATTRKPDVPVIGFIAHVDTSPEMSGAGVKPIVHHAYDGRDLVLPDDPTAVLRVADLPYLGECLGHDLVTASGTTLLGADNKSGVAEIMTAAEWLIAHPEIPHGAIRIGFTPDEEVGEGTKHFDVARFGARYAYTMDGGARGELEFESFSADAITFTFLGFNTHPGYAKGHMVNAIKLAARFIDRLPADRLSPETTDGREGFVHPYVVEAGVDRTSVKLLVRDFRTEGLAEKEQWLRSLAAEVVSGVAGAAFEAVVEESYRNMREVLDQHPLVVERAREAMARAGVRVRERPIRGGTDGSRLSFMGLPTPNIFAGEQNFHSRLEWVSVQDMAKAVDTIVELARVWEEHAE, from the coding sequence ATGCCTCGAACGTCGCGCCCGGTCCTCGAGCGGTTTCTTCGCTACGTCACCTACGACACCCAGTCGCGCGAGGGTGCCAGCACCTATCCCAGCACACCAGGGCAGCTCGTCCTGCTTCGTGACCTGGCCGCGGAACTGCACGCCATGGGCATCGCCGACGCGGCGATCGACGAGCATGGTTATGTGATGGCCACGATTCCCGCGACCACGCGCAAGCCGGACGTGCCGGTGATCGGCTTCATCGCTCACGTCGACACCTCGCCCGAGATGAGCGGCGCCGGCGTCAAGCCAATCGTTCACCACGCTTACGACGGCCGCGACCTCGTGCTGCCGGACGACCCCACCGCGGTCCTGCGAGTGGCGGACCTGCCCTACCTCGGCGAGTGTCTCGGCCACGACCTCGTCACCGCCTCGGGCACGACACTGCTGGGGGCCGACAACAAGAGCGGCGTCGCCGAGATCATGACGGCGGCCGAGTGGCTGATCGCGCACCCCGAGATTCCGCATGGCGCGATCCGCATCGGCTTCACGCCGGACGAGGAAGTGGGGGAGGGCACGAAGCATTTCGACGTCGCCCGCTTTGGCGCGCGCTACGCCTACACCATGGACGGAGGGGCGCGCGGCGAGCTGGAGTTCGAAAGCTTTTCGGCCGATGCCATCACGTTCACGTTCCTCGGTTTCAACACCCACCCCGGCTATGCCAAGGGGCACATGGTCAACGCCATCAAGCTGGCGGCCCGGTTCATCGACCGCCTGCCGGCCGATCGCCTGTCGCCCGAGACCACCGATGGCCGCGAGGGGTTCGTGCACCCGTATGTCGTCGAGGCGGGTGTCGACCGCACCTCGGTGAAGTTGCTGGTGCGGGATTTCCGGACCGAAGGACTGGCGGAGAAGGAGCAGTGGCTCCGCTCGCTCGCGGCCGAGGTCGTGAGTGGCGTGGCCGGCGCGGCGTTCGAGGCCGTGGTCGAGGAGTCGTACCGCAACATGCGTGAGGTGCTCGACCAGCATCCGCTGGTCGTCGAGCGCGCGCGCGAGGCCATGGCCCGGGCCGGCGTGCGCGTGCGCGAGCGGCCCATCCGCGGCGGCACCGACGGCTCGCGACTGTCGTTCATGGGCCTGCCGACGCCTAATATCTTTGCCGGCGAGCAGAACTTCCACTCGCGCCTCGAGTGGG
- a CDS encoding hemolysin family protein, translating into MSIATEIIVIFFLILANGIFAMSEISVVAAKKVRLQQRAEDGDERAKTALALTHDPSQFLATVQVGITMVGVLAGAYGGATLAEKLAVPIAEVAILAPYAEGVALALVVAVITYLSLIVGELVPKRIGLNNPELIASWVAGPMIALSRIGAPAVALLTASTNLVLRVFGIKGNAEPNLTEDEIKALISQGAETGAVGATEENIVQRVFQLGDLRVAAIMTPRPDIEWIDVDATEEELREFLASHAHTQFVVCHGGLDEVLGIVRSADLLPMAFRGVNIDLRTLTREALFVPDSMPAVQLLDSFRGSHKHVALVMDEYGAVEGLVTVTDLLTAIVGELPGDAAEAIGEFVSRGDGSWLVDGSASMETVSTHFGLEPLPEEEAGAYHTIGGFVMARLGRVPKTADQFEWGGMKFEVMDMDGRRIDKVLVIRTSRGDTAGRGGTT; encoded by the coding sequence TTGAGTATCGCTACCGAAATCATCGTCATCTTCTTCCTGATCCTCGCCAACGGCATCTTTGCCATGTCGGAGATTTCCGTCGTGGCCGCCAAGAAGGTGCGCCTGCAGCAGCGCGCCGAGGATGGCGACGAACGCGCCAAGACGGCGCTGGCGCTGACCCACGACCCCAGCCAGTTCCTGGCGACCGTGCAGGTCGGCATCACCATGGTCGGCGTGCTGGCCGGCGCCTACGGCGGCGCCACCCTGGCCGAGAAGCTGGCCGTGCCGATCGCCGAGGTCGCGATCCTGGCCCCCTACGCCGAGGGCGTGGCGCTCGCGCTGGTGGTGGCCGTCATCACCTACCTGTCGCTGATCGTCGGCGAGCTGGTGCCCAAGCGCATTGGCCTGAACAACCCGGAGTTGATCGCCTCGTGGGTGGCCGGGCCGATGATCGCGTTGTCGCGCATCGGCGCACCTGCCGTGGCGTTGCTCACGGCCTCGACCAACCTGGTGCTGCGCGTGTTCGGGATCAAGGGCAACGCCGAGCCGAACCTCACCGAAGACGAGATCAAGGCGCTGATCAGCCAGGGGGCCGAGACCGGCGCGGTTGGCGCCACCGAAGAGAACATCGTGCAGCGGGTGTTCCAGCTGGGCGACCTGCGCGTGGCCGCGATCATGACCCCGCGGCCCGACATCGAATGGATCGATGTCGATGCGACGGAAGAAGAGCTGCGCGAGTTTCTCGCCTCGCACGCGCACACCCAGTTCGTGGTCTGCCACGGCGGCCTCGACGAAGTGCTCGGCATTGTCCGCTCCGCCGACCTGCTGCCCATGGCGTTTCGCGGCGTGAACATCGACCTGCGCACGCTGACGCGGGAAGCGTTGTTTGTGCCCGACTCGATGCCGGCAGTCCAGCTGCTCGACTCGTTCCGCGGCTCGCACAAGCACGTGGCGCTGGTCATGGACGAGTACGGCGCCGTCGAAGGCCTGGTCACGGTCACCGACCTGCTGACCGCGATTGTCGGCGAACTGCCCGGCGATGCGGCCGAGGCGATTGGCGAGTTCGTCTCGCGCGGCGATGGCTCGTGGCTGGTCGATGGCTCGGCCTCGATGGAAACCGTGTCAACCCACTTCGGTCTCGAACCGCTGCCCGAGGAAGAAGCCGGCGCGTACCACACCATCGGCGGGTTCGTGATGGCGCGGCTCGGCCGCGTGCCGAAGACGGCCGACCAGTTCGAGTGGGGCGGCATGAAGTTCGAGGTCATGGACATGGACGGCCGGCGCATCGACAAGGTGCTCGTCATCAGAACCAGCCGGGGCGACACCGCGGGCCGGGGAGGCACCACCTGA